The following are encoded together in the Mustela nigripes isolate SB6536 chromosome 11, MUSNIG.SB6536, whole genome shotgun sequence genome:
- the RABEP2 gene encoding rab GTPase-binding effector protein 2 isoform X3 — protein sequence MAAAVPAAAGEDGRRRRPGAALDPQPQEGAKLEADSEELGRLRAELAGALAEMETMKAVAEVSESTKAEAVAAVQRQCQEEVASLQAILKDSISSYEAQITSLKQERQQQQQDCEEKERELGRLKQLLSRAHPLDSLEKQMEKAHEDSEKLREIVLPMEQEIEELKAKLLRAEELIQEIQRRPRHPPSLHGSTELLPRSRDPSPPLEPLEDLSADGGAAAEAFAHNCDDSASISSFSLGGGAGSTSLPRSRQALSPEQEETASLVSTGTLVPEGIYLPPPGYQLVPDTQWEQLQTEGRQLQKDLERVSQERDELQEGLRRSNEDCAKQMQVLLAQVQNSEQLLRTLQGTVSQAQERVQLQMAELATSHKCLRHEVKRLTEENQGLRAEQLPSSAPRGLEQEEGPEESLPSLVPTHLPRQRRANLGCLSFTKGCPALGMLGGTLPRHCAQGSSRPGGVAASNTSVLSLCIASTPHAGHFGGFPFTCPPNLPPPPRDGGPCGLLPTPRQ from the exons ATGGCGGCAGCTGTGCCGGCGGCCGCGGGCGAGGATGGCCGGCGACGGCGGCCGGGGGCCG CCCtggacccccagccccaggaagggGCGAAGCTTGAGGCCGACTCAGAGGAGCTGGGCCGGCTGCGGGCGGAGCTGGCGGGCGCCCTGGCGGAAATGGAGACCATGAAGGCTGTGGCGGAGGTGAGCGAGAGCACGAAGGCCGAGGCCGTGGCTGCGGTGCAGCGGCAGTGCCAAGAGGAGGTGGCTTCGCTGCAGGCCATCCTGAAAG ACTCCATCAGCAGCTACGAAGCCCAGATCACTTCCCTGAAGCAggagcggcagcagcagcagcaggactgTGAGGAGAAGGAGCGGGAGCTGGGGCGCCTGAAGCAGCTGCTGTCCCGGGCTCACCCCCTGGACTCCTTGGAGAAGCAGATGGAAAAG GCTCACGAGGACTCGGAGAAGCTTCGGGAGATCGTGCTGCCCATGGAGCAGGAGATAGAGGAGCTGAAGGCGAAACTGCTCAGGGCAGAGGAGCTGATTCAAGAGATCCAG agaCGTCCCCGGCATCCCCCTTCCCTGCACGGCTCCACGGAGTTGCTGCCCCGGTCCCGGGACCCGTCGCCCCCGCTGGAGCCTCTCGAGGACCTGAGTGCAGACGGGGGTGCAGCGGCCGAAGCCTTCGCCCACAACTGTGATGACAGTGcctccatctcttccttctcccttggcGGCGGGGCCGGCAGCACCTCCCTGCCCCGCAGCCGCCAGGCCCTGAGCCCCGAGCAGGAAGAGACAGCTTCTCTGGTGTCCACGGGCACCCTGGTCCCCGAGGGCATCTACCTGCCGCCTCCCGGTTACCAGCTTGTCCCGGACACCCAGTGGGAACAGCTCCAAACGGAG GGGCGGCAGCTGCAGAAGGACCTGGAGAGAGTCAGCCAGGAGCGGGATGAGCTGCAGGAGGGTCTGAGACGGAGCAACGAGGACTGTGCCAAGCAG ATGCAAGTGCTCCTGGCCCAGGTCCAGAACTCAGAGCAGCTGCTGCGGACCCTGCAGGGGACTGTGAGCCAGGCCCAGGAGCGGGTTCAGCTGCAGATG GCAGAGCTGGCCACGTCACACAAGTGCCTGCGCCACGAGGTGAAGCGGCTGACTGAGGAAAACCAGGGGCTCCGGGCCGAGCAGCTGCCGTCTTCAGCCCCCCGGGGtctggagcaggaggagggcccCGAGGAGTCGCTGCCCAGCTTGGTGCCG ACACACCTGCCTCGACAGCGGAGAGCTAACTTGGGTTGTTTGAGCTTTACAAAGGGGTGTCCTGCCCTGGGCATGTTGGGGGGCACCCTCCCTCGGCACTGTGCCCAGGGGTCCTCCAGGCCCGGTGGCGTGGCTGCCAGCAACACTTCAGTGCTGTCTCTGTGCATCGCCTCCACTCCTCATGCCGGGCACTTCGGTGGCTTCCCTTTCACGTGTCcgcccaacctcccacccccaccccgggacgGTGGCCCCTGtggcctcctgcccaccccccggCAGTGA